A genomic stretch from Natronomonas gomsonensis includes:
- a CDS encoding thiolase C-terminal domain-containing protein: MARAAVVGAGMTKFGVHDKPLQELFGEAALPALDDAGVEPSEIDAFYFGNAMSGQAENDTHLGPKLASHVGMAGVPVQRFEDACATSSNAFKNAVEAVDAGVHDVVLVGGVERCTPETGKDTAAMTRIFASASHRQYEQPTGLTFPGVFALFTKRHMHEYGTTEEQLAEVAVKNHGNGALNPNAHFGKETTVEEALDGPIVADPFRLMDCCPFSDGASAVVVVSEELADSYDAPVDVSGVGHATDVVPIGDKETPHVTQAARDAAAQAYEQADTSAAEMDFAEVHDCFTGAEILASEALGLVEDGEGGPAAEAGRTARDGDVPINPSGGLKAKGHPIGATGTAQLVELTEQLRGTAGERQIDGADSAVAHNLGGDAATTVVTVMEARR, from the coding sequence ATGGCACGCGCAGCAGTCGTCGGCGCCGGCATGACGAAGTTCGGCGTCCACGACAAACCACTACAGGAGCTGTTCGGCGAGGCGGCGCTCCCCGCACTCGACGATGCGGGCGTCGAACCGTCCGAAATAGACGCCTTCTACTTCGGCAACGCGATGAGTGGACAGGCCGAAAACGACACGCACCTCGGCCCGAAACTCGCCTCCCACGTCGGGATGGCCGGCGTTCCGGTCCAGCGCTTCGAGGACGCCTGTGCGACCTCTTCGAACGCGTTCAAGAACGCCGTCGAGGCCGTCGACGCCGGAGTTCACGACGTTGTCTTGGTCGGCGGGGTCGAACGCTGCACCCCCGAAACCGGAAAGGACACCGCGGCGATGACCCGCATCTTCGCCTCGGCATCTCACCGACAGTACGAACAGCCGACGGGGCTTACCTTCCCCGGCGTCTTCGCGCTGTTCACCAAACGCCACATGCACGAGTACGGCACGACCGAGGAGCAACTCGCGGAAGTCGCCGTCAAGAACCACGGCAACGGCGCGTTGAACCCCAACGCCCACTTCGGCAAGGAGACGACCGTCGAGGAGGCCCTCGACGGCCCCATCGTCGCCGATCCGTTCCGACTCATGGACTGCTGTCCGTTCTCCGACGGCGCCAGCGCGGTCGTCGTCGTCAGCGAGGAACTGGCCGACTCCTACGACGCCCCCGTCGACGTGTCGGGCGTCGGCCACGCGACCGACGTGGTGCCCATCGGCGACAAGGAGACTCCCCACGTCACCCAGGCCGCACGCGATGCGGCCGCCCAAGCCTACGAACAGGCCGACACCTCGGCGGCGGAGATGGATTTCGCCGAAGTACACGACTGCTTCACCGGTGCGGAAATCCTCGCCAGCGAGGCGCTCGGCCTCGTTGAGGACGGCGAGGGCGGCCCCGCCGCCGAGGCGGGCCGGACGGCACGGGACGGCGACGTGCCAATCAACCCCTCCGGCGGTCTGAAGGCCAAGGGCCACCCCATCGGCGCGACGGGCACCGCCCAACTCGTCGAGTTGACCGAGCAACTCCGCGGAACGGCGGGGGAGCGACAGATAGACGGCGCCGACAGTGCCGTCGCACACAACCTCGGCGGGGACGCTGCCACTACCGTCGTCACCGTCATGGAGGCCCGCCGATGA
- a CDS encoding nuclear transport factor 2 family protein, with amino-acid sequence MDAESTIRGYYDSLRAGEPLYPFFAREESTVKFGIGERLTGYEEVEAGLREQTETTDGWVVDSDRLVVTERDDHAWFSDDVFMAWNSLERGIRYEFETRWSGTLERRGDDADLGTDWRFVGMHVSTEGGTN; translated from the coding sequence ATGGACGCCGAGTCGACGATTCGGGGGTACTACGATTCGCTCCGGGCGGGCGAGCCGCTGTATCCGTTCTTCGCCCGCGAGGAGTCGACCGTCAAGTTCGGCATCGGCGAGCGACTGACGGGGTACGAGGAGGTCGAGGCCGGCCTCCGCGAGCAAACCGAGACGACCGATGGCTGGGTCGTCGACAGCGACCGACTCGTCGTCACCGAACGCGACGACCACGCGTGGTTCTCCGACGACGTGTTCATGGCCTGGAACAGCCTCGAACGCGGTATCCGTTATGAGTTCGAAACCCGCTGGAGCGGCACGCTGGAACGGCGTGGCGACGACGCCGACCTCGGCACCGACTGGCGGTTCGTCGGAATGCACGTTTCGACCGAGGGGGGAACGAACTGA